The stretch of DNA CAATATTTATTATACTCCTGTCTAAGCAACAAAAAATTCTCTCGAATGTAAAACGAATAGATTCGTCCTTGCTGCTTAATATAATTCAAAAAACTATAGGGATTCGTTGGATCTGCCAAGCTAACCAAATCAGCAATAAAAGGTATTTGTAGTGTCGTTCCTTCAATCATCATACCTGGATGCCAGTCAAAAGAAGTTGCTTGATCTAAAAATAATCCATCCAATTCTTTAATAGGCTCTGTGAGCGCAGCCAACCCTAAATTAAAAGGCCCAACTCCTATTGCTATAAAATCATAGCTATTCATTTTTTTCATTGTGTGTGTTTTAATTTTTAGTAGAATACAGACGACCTTGCTTAACAATAAGCTCAATAATGTGCTTAAGATCTTCAATCGTTGTTTTAGGATTTAATAAGGTAAATTTCAAATAGACAATGCCGTTCACTTTTGTACTAGCAATAGAAGCCTGTCCAGTATCAAACAGTACTTTTTTAATGTATAAATTCACAGCATCATGAATGGTATTATCTTGAATTTGTTGGTTGATTTGGTACCGAAATACCACGGTGCTTAATTCAGGCTGATGTAGCAATTCAAAGCAATTGGCTTCTTGCAACAAACGATAAGCATCTAAGGCTCTTTGATGGATAATCTCTAAGAAAGCAGCAATTTTTTCGACTCCTGTCATCCTAAGCGTAAACCACAATTTTAGCGCATCAAACCTTCTTGTTGTTTGGATTGACTTAACAACTAAATTAGGCGTTTCTGCATCCTTTGTCTCTATTGGGTTTAAATAATCGGCGTAATGAGAAACATATTTAAAAGAATCGGCATCAGCAGCTAAAAAGACACTAGAACAAACGGGTTGAAAAAAGGTCTTGTGAAAGTCTATCGTAATAGAATCTGCATATTTTATAGGTTCTAACGCCTGCTTGTGTGTCTTCGTAAAAACAAAACAACCTCCATAGGCACCATCTACATGCAACCACATTTTATTTGCCTTAGCAATTTTTGAAATTGGCGCTACAGGGTCTATACTTCCAAAGTCTGTTGTTCCTGTCGTTGCAACAACTGCAATAGGAATATTACCGTTTGCCTTCTCTAAAGCAATTGCTTTCTCTAAGGCAACCGCATCCATTCGGTAAGTAGCATCCGTTGCGACTTCTACCACAGCATTGTATCCCAAACCAAGTAGAGCAGCATTCTTTTTAATGCTATAATGTGCCTTTTCGGAACAAAAAATTCTAAAGCGATGTACTTGCTCTGTAAAGCCATCTTTTTTTAGATTCAAGCCCAAATATTTATGAGCATAATGATCTCTTGCCATTAAAAGTCCCATAAAATTAGATTGAGTGCCCCCGCTCGTAAAAACGCCATCGGTTGTATTGGGCAGTTGAAAAACAGCGGCAATCCAGTTGATTAATTCTTGCTCAATTAGAGTACCAGAGGTGCTTTGATCCCATGTTTCAACCGCCGTATTAATCGTAGATGCCAAAAGGTCACCGATAATGGCAGGAATAGCTACGGGGCAATTTAAATGGGCGATATAAGTTTTGTCATGAAACGAAATGGCATGGTCCAAATAGAGTTCTTTTATTTCATCAAGTACCGACTCTATATTTAAAGGTGCCTCTGTCTTGTTAATCACCTGTTTCATTTTTGCCTTCAAATCTGTTACAGAGGCTCCACTATAAAACTTTTCACGCTCAAAAAAGCCAATTAAATAGTTTATTGTTTTTTCTATATTAATCTTTAAATCCTGGACAGATGAAACATCTAATATGCTATTAAAATCTATTTCACTCTTAGGAAGATATTCTACAATCATTTCTTATTTTTATTTAGTCTAAATAAAATCAATGCCACAAAACTAAATAAGAAAAAACTTAAAAGCAAATTATTTAGACTAAATCCAAATAACATTTTAATATGTTTGTTTTTTTCTAAAAAAGCAACCCCTTTATTACCAGAACCCTATCTTCTAAAAAAGCCCTCTTAGTGCTTTGAAAAAAAATTGTCATTTTTTTTTATTCGTTAAAAGTAGATATTTAATGCTTTCAAAAAAGCAATAGAAGCATGCAAGATCTAAATAAATTGGAGCCTGATAAAAAAAATAAATAAATGGTTTATAAACAGGGGGTTATTTTCCACCTAAGCTAGTCGGATAGTTATTTAAAGACTCAAAAAGGTTTTCTTTTAATTGACCAATGGCCTAATATTGAAATTCAGAATAGCCCAGAATGGGTTGTCCTCTTTATTTTTTCAACCTATAATATTTAAATTATGACAGGTCTTAACCAATTGAGTTATTGGATACTTTTTATTGTTTTATTTTTTAACTACCAAGCGCAAGCAACCATACAGCACACAGATATTACAGATGTTGTTGTGACAGGTAGCACTACAGCAGCAATTGATTTTAATGGCGATGGTACTGCTGAATTTAGTTTAGAAGACGGAAGTTTTGGTGGCAATGCTGAAGTCCAAACATTTTTTGACCCAGCCAAAGTCAATTTTATCACTCAAACAGCTACTTGGGATGCTTTTGATCCAATTAGTTTGGGAACTAGAATTGATGCTTCTAGCGGCTACAATGCTCAAGGAGATTGTTATTTTAATCCTTTTTGGGCATCTACTGTCTTTACCGTTGGGACAGATCGCTATATTGGTGTAAAGTTTGACCTTGGAGGAAACGTTCATTATGGTTGGGTTCGTGTTCATCTGGCGACAACGGGCGTTGTTACGGTAAAAGATTATGCTTATGAAGATAATGCTGGAGTGGGAATTGATGCAGGAATAACCTCTAGTGCCATTTTAGTAACAGGAATCAATGTACAAGGACAAAGTGGTACAAGCACGCTATCTGTTGGCAACAGTTTGCAAATGGAAGCAATCGTATTGCCTGCCAATGCTAACAATAGTAATGTAACTTGGGCGGTGACAAATCTAACAGGAACGGCAAGTATTGATTCAACTACAGGAATATTAACAGGATTGAGCCAAGGAACCGTTCGTGTTATTGCTAGTGCCCAAGATGCTTCTGGAATTAGTGGAAATACAACGATTACAATCAACCAAACAACCGCACTGAATCAAGTTGAAATCGAAACAGTTCAATGCTATCCCAACCCCGCACAAAAATACTTTTATATCAACAGCCAAGAAGAAGGCAGCTATCAGTTGCTAGGTATTCATGGGCAAGAAGTTCTGACCAATACAATAAACAAGGGAGTAAATAAAATAGAAGTTTCCTTACCCCAAGGCTTGTATTTGATCCGTATTATATCCAAAAAGGGAGAACAAACACAACGCATTCTATTGAAGTAGTACTCGTTATTATTTGTTCCTAACTTAGATTTTCTCCCAAAGCGCCCCAATTATTTGAAGAAGAGGCTTTGGGAGAAAAATCAAGGATAAATTCTAAACTAACTCTAAGGCTTCTTTTCTAAACGAAAGAATTTTAGGTAATTCATCTTCCAATAGTTCTTTTAGAGGAGAGAAAGGCGTTCCATCAAAATACCTTGCTATTGTGCCAGGTCCTTCAGGACTGCCATGATCTGCATTAATGGATTGACGCCACTTTTCTGCGTGATCTGCCCATTCTTCTTGATCGACCAATTCAGGTGCAGTAAACCATACATTCCAAGTCAGTACATTGCCTTCTTTTAACATATTCCCCGACGCTATATTAAAGATGTCCATAACAAATTGGTTAAACTTGTCTACCTTTTCAACGCCTGTTTTTTCGATTGCGCCAATTTCTACTCCCAAGTGACCTAATGTCCAAGCTATCCCTGTGTGTTTGGCAAAGTTAGGAATTGGGAAATCTTTGCTTGAACCTTTCATCAATGGAAAAATAATTTGCTCAGGCTGACCTGGGTTAAAGGTTCTCACCACAATTGCATTCTCTTTGGTGGAAGGGAAAGGAAGTTTATTTTTATTAAAATCCTCCATAAATTCTTTGACAAATTTGTTTTCGTGTGCACTTGGGCTAAACCAAATTTTGCCCACTACAGACATATCCGCTGCCAATTCACGATCAGACTCATTCGCCCAACCTCTATTTCCCGTTACGGTTACTTCTACATTCATAGAACCGAGATTGGGAGAACAAAACCCTTGCTGTGGGCAAATAATCGAATAAACCCGTCCTTCATCGGTGTAGCCCAATCTAGAAATATCAGGAGCAAACATCTGATAACAGCGCTTTGGGTCATTTTTGCCAGGTTCCGATTCCCAGCTAAACTCTGGCCACACTACTTTCTGTTGACGTTGTAGTTTGGGAATATTTGCCAAATTATCTAGCATTTCCAAAGAAGTAAGATTGGGTGTTGGGTAAGCAAAATCAGGATTTGATGTACTGAATCCACCTTTCCATCCTTCTACAGGCACTTCATTAATAAGCTTTCTTAATTTATCGTTTAAAAGCCCTACTTCTAGGTTAATTGGAGGAGTAGATTCATTGGCATTTTTGATCACATTATCTTCGGTATTCAGCAATTCTAGACCTGCATCATTTACAACAAAATACAAATCTGGAGATCGATCAAACACATACAAAAATCTAAATTTGGAGGCATCAAAACTAACACTAAAGGCTCCTGTAGCATCTGTAACTCCTATTCCGAGAAAGTCATCTTCTCCTATTGAGTCTTTGTCATAAACTAAAACGTGAAGATCTATAATCCCCTTGTTATCTGCTTTGTTTTTAACTGTTCCTGTTACCGTATAAGTGGAACCTGAAATGGTAATCGCATTACTCATGATGGTTAATAATTGAGGTTAAATAATCGAGGTTGAAATATAACATTACAAGTATAACAATTATAAGCCACATACATATTACATTTTATCAAATAAATAATAATATTTGTAAAAAAAATTGCCAACAACAACAAGAAAGATCGTTTATCTAGCGTACAAAACAGCTCTAAAACAACAGCTCCTAGAAAGGAAAAGTACTAATTTTTTCTAGTCCTTATTATATCCTTTAAAATGTTTGTATTTTGTTCTTCATTTTTCACCTCAACAAGTAATATGGACTCACTTTCACAGGCTCTTCTTGGAGCATCAACTTTTGCCTTAGTAAAGGACAAATACATTGGCAAAAAATCGCTTATTATTGGAGCCATAGCAGGCACTATTCCTGATTTAGACGTTTTTTTAGCTCCTTTTTTTAATGAGGTAGCGTTTATAACAGTGCATAGAAGTGTCTCTCATTCTTTGATTTTTGCTGTTATAACTAGCTTTTTTTTAGCTTTTGGGGCGCACAAAATCACAAGGTATAAATATAATTATAAAGATTGGGCCTTGGCTTTTTTCTTAGCTATATTTACGCATTCTTTATTAGACTGGTGTACCACTTATGGCACCAAAATACTATCTCCTTTTAATGGTCATCTATTCTCACTCAATAATATTCATATTATTGAGCCCATCTATACTTCCATCCTATTAATTGGCGTTTTATGGTTGTTCATAAAAAA from Aureispira anguillae encodes:
- a CDS encoding T9SS type A sorting domain-containing protein; amino-acid sequence: MTGLNQLSYWILFIVLFFNYQAQATIQHTDITDVVVTGSTTAAIDFNGDGTAEFSLEDGSFGGNAEVQTFFDPAKVNFITQTATWDAFDPISLGTRIDASSGYNAQGDCYFNPFWASTVFTVGTDRYIGVKFDLGGNVHYGWVRVHLATTGVVTVKDYAYEDNAGVGIDAGITSSAILVTGINVQGQSGTSTLSVGNSLQMEAIVLPANANNSNVTWAVTNLTGTASIDSTTGILTGLSQGTVRVIASAQDASGISGNTTITINQTTALNQVEIETVQCYPNPAQKYFYINSQEEGSYQLLGIHGQEVLTNTINKGVNKIEVSLPQGLYLIRIISKKGEQTQRILLK
- a CDS encoding pyridoxal phosphate-dependent decarboxylase family protein; its protein translation is MIVEYLPKSEIDFNSILDVSSVQDLKINIEKTINYLIGFFEREKFYSGASVTDLKAKMKQVINKTEAPLNIESVLDEIKELYLDHAISFHDKTYIAHLNCPVAIPAIIGDLLASTINTAVETWDQSTSGTLIEQELINWIAAVFQLPNTTDGVFTSGGTQSNFMGLLMARDHYAHKYLGLNLKKDGFTEQVHRFRIFCSEKAHYSIKKNAALLGLGYNAVVEVATDATYRMDAVALEKAIALEKANGNIPIAVVATTGTTDFGSIDPVAPISKIAKANKMWLHVDGAYGGCFVFTKTHKQALEPIKYADSITIDFHKTFFQPVCSSVFLAADADSFKYVSHYADYLNPIETKDAETPNLVVKSIQTTRRFDALKLWFTLRMTGVEKIAAFLEIIHQRALDAYRLLQEANCFELLHQPELSTVVFRYQINQQIQDNTIHDAVNLYIKKVLFDTGQASIASTKVNGIVYLKFTLLNPKTTIEDLKHIIELIVKQGRLYSTKN
- a CDS encoding transthyretin-like family protein, yielding MSNAITISGSTYTVTGTVKNKADNKGIIDLHVLVYDKDSIGEDDFLGIGVTDATGAFSVSFDASKFRFLYVFDRSPDLYFVVNDAGLELLNTEDNVIKNANESTPPINLEVGLLNDKLRKLINEVPVEGWKGGFSTSNPDFAYPTPNLTSLEMLDNLANIPKLQRQQKVVWPEFSWESEPGKNDPKRCYQMFAPDISRLGYTDEGRVYSIICPQQGFCSPNLGSMNVEVTVTGNRGWANESDRELAADMSVVGKIWFSPSAHENKFVKEFMEDFNKNKLPFPSTKENAIVVRTFNPGQPEQIIFPLMKGSSKDFPIPNFAKHTGIAWTLGHLGVEIGAIEKTGVEKVDKFNQFVMDIFNIASGNMLKEGNVLTWNVWFTAPELVDQEEWADHAEKWRQSINADHGSPEGPGTIARYFDGTPFSPLKELLEDELPKILSFRKEALELV